A genomic region of Xanthomonas campestris pv. phormiicola contains the following coding sequences:
- a CDS encoding lipo-like protein: MLSLPRLLGRHLAKFLSKPRRHRSELPTSPPQLLQAALRKGDVLLVEGNSRFSTAIKYLSQSTWSHAALYIGDHLGPADGTDAPTLCDVDINVGVRLVGLNEFAGLHTRICRPVGLGADEIEAVVDYMVSRVGNSYDLKNIFDLARYLIRTPPLPSSVKRRFLELGSGAPTKAICSTLLAQAFGAIRYPILPEIGSVPVPDAQDAEILHNRHHSLYLPRDFDVSPFFNVVKPRLQSGFDFHRLVWHGDAGEAASARQRERRPEPQPVHARAG, encoded by the coding sequence ATGTTGTCCCTGCCACGCCTGCTGGGTCGCCACCTGGCCAAGTTCCTGTCCAAGCCGCGCCGGCACCGCTCGGAACTGCCGACCAGCCCGCCGCAGCTGCTGCAGGCGGCGCTGCGCAAGGGCGACGTGCTGCTGGTGGAGGGCAACAGCCGCTTCTCGACCGCGATCAAGTACCTCAGCCAATCCACCTGGTCGCATGCGGCGCTGTACATCGGCGACCACCTGGGACCGGCCGACGGCACAGACGCGCCGACCCTCTGCGACGTGGACATCAACGTCGGCGTGCGCCTGGTCGGGCTGAACGAATTCGCCGGGCTGCACACGCGCATCTGCCGCCCGGTGGGACTGGGCGCCGACGAGATCGAGGCGGTGGTCGACTACATGGTCAGCCGCGTCGGCAACAGCTACGACCTGAAGAACATCTTCGACCTGGCGCGCTACCTGATCCGCACCCCGCCGCTGCCGTCGTCGGTGAAGCGCCGCTTCCTGGAGCTGGGCAGCGGCGCGCCGACAAAGGCGATCTGCTCGACCCTGCTGGCGCAGGCCTTCGGCGCCATCCGCTATCCGATCCTGCCGGAGATCGGCAGCGTGCCGGTGCCCGACGCGCAGGACGCGGAAATCCTGCACAACCGCCACCACAGCCTGTACCTGCCGCGCGACTTCGACGTCTCGCCGTTTTTCAACGTGGTCAAGCCGCGCCTGCAGTCCGGGTTCGATTTCCACCGGCTGGTGTGGCACGGCGATGCCGGCGAAGCGGCGAGCGCCCGCCAGCGCGAACGCCGGCCAGAGCCGCAACCGGTGCACGCGCGCGCTGGCTAG